A genomic window from Micromonospora sp. WMMA1947 includes:
- a CDS encoding FAD-binding oxidoreductase, with amino-acid sequence MADAARSTDRLGALDITRKLAAICGEPFARFAGPADEVAGRTARWVAVPGGPHAAAEVLRLAAAYDLTVVPRGAGTKIDWGAAPAQVDIMLDTGRLAGVWHEPRDAAVAEIGAGTPLRAVQATLARTNRRLPVDAPSPGATLGGVLAADESGPLRHRHGSPCAQLVGVRYLDADGELVSVGESGTEALGRAAPGSGDGQASGRGPAGDGGSAAGRGAGGFGPGGGFGPGGPTDGPAGGVGWGAGGAFGDAPGGGDAILGRGDLPGLDVARLLCGSQGGLGVLVSATMRVHAIPAGRLWVSRPVWTPLEVHDLVRAVLAAGVDPAAVELDLPVPVPLPRRRIPPTHPSVINRPDHPAVTGRPAAGSLVVLLEGGPADVTERAERLSAVLGAEAMVSHHAPEWWGRYPFAPGDTALRIEVPIGDLHAAVYALRDATGGPVPVRGSAGSGTVHAALSGALPPERVASILTAVRSVLIARRGRCVVVAAPAAVRRAVDLWGELPALPRLRSAKAHLDPHHRLAPGRLPGGL; translated from the coding sequence ATGGCGGATGCGGCACGTTCCACCGACCGACTCGGAGCCCTCGACATCACCCGGAAGCTGGCCGCGATCTGCGGCGAACCGTTCGCCCGCTTCGCCGGTCCGGCCGACGAGGTGGCCGGTCGTACCGCCCGCTGGGTGGCGGTGCCGGGCGGCCCGCACGCCGCGGCGGAGGTGTTGCGGCTGGCCGCGGCGTACGACCTGACAGTGGTGCCCCGCGGCGCCGGCACGAAAATCGACTGGGGTGCCGCTCCGGCACAGGTGGACATCATGCTCGACACGGGCCGCCTCGCCGGGGTCTGGCACGAGCCGCGCGACGCGGCGGTGGCCGAGATCGGCGCCGGTACGCCACTGCGCGCGGTCCAGGCCACGCTGGCGCGTACCAACCGGCGGCTGCCTGTCGACGCGCCGTCGCCGGGCGCGACCCTCGGCGGGGTGCTCGCCGCCGACGAGTCCGGTCCGCTGCGCCATCGGCACGGCAGCCCGTGCGCCCAGCTCGTCGGGGTGCGCTACCTCGACGCCGACGGTGAGCTGGTGAGCGTCGGCGAGTCCGGCACGGAGGCGCTCGGCCGGGCCGCCCCGGGCAGCGGCGATGGCCAGGCGAGCGGGCGCGGTCCGGCGGGCGATGGTGGCAGTGCTGCCGGGCGGGGTGCCGGCGGCTTTGGGCCTGGTGGCGGCTTTGGACCCGGTGGTCCGACGGACGGTCCGGCGGGCGGCGTGGGCTGGGGTGCCGGTGGTGCGTTCGGCGACGCTCCGGGTGGCGGGGATGCGATCCTCGGTCGCGGCGACCTGCCCGGGCTGGACGTGGCCCGGCTGCTCTGCGGCTCGCAGGGCGGGCTCGGGGTGCTGGTCTCGGCCACCATGCGGGTGCACGCCATCCCGGCCGGCCGGCTCTGGGTGTCCCGCCCGGTGTGGACACCACTGGAGGTGCACGACCTGGTCCGGGCCGTCCTGGCCGCGGGCGTCGATCCGGCCGCCGTCGAACTGGACCTGCCGGTGCCGGTACCGCTGCCCCGGCGCCGCATTCCGCCGACCCACCCGTCGGTGATCAATCGCCCCGATCATCCGGCCGTGACCGGGCGACCCGCTGCTGGCAGCCTGGTGGTGCTGCTGGAGGGCGGCCCGGCCGACGTGACCGAGCGGGCCGAGCGGCTCAGCGCCGTCCTCGGTGCCGAGGCGATGGTCAGTCACCACGCGCCGGAATGGTGGGGGCGCTACCCGTTCGCGCCCGGCGACACGGCGCTACGTATCGAGGTGCCGATAGGCGACCTGCACGCGGCCGTCTACGCGTTGCGCGACGCGACCGGCGGCCCGGTGCCGGTACGCGGCTCGGCCGGCTCGGGCACCGTCCACGCCGCACTGTCCGGCGCGCTGCCGCCGGAGCGGGTCGCCTCGATCCTCACCGCGGTCCGCAGCGTGCTGATCGCCCGGCGGGGCCGGTGCGTGGTGGTCGCCGCGCCCGCGGCGGTACGCCGTGCCGTGGACCTCTGGGGCGAGCTGCCCGCGTTGCCGCGCCTGCGCAGCGCCAAGGCCCACCTGGACCCGCACCACCGGCTGGCCCCCGGCCGTCTCCCCGGCGGCCTCTGA
- a CDS encoding ABC transporter ATP-binding protein has product MTFLQARGVVRAYGHTPALRGVTLDVAEGEILAVTGPSGCGKSTLLHCLAGILRPDAGQVTWRGERIDTWPEAARSRLRRTEFGVLFQFGQLVAELTAAENVALPLLLAGTGRRAARTAALSWLDRLGVADVADVRPGEMSGGQQQRCALSRALVTEPRVIFADEPTGALDTLAGEQVLTQLVRLAREQRTTVVLVTHEPRIAAYADREVSLRDGMVDHTGLGLDPALPGGSR; this is encoded by the coding sequence GTGACGTTCCTGCAAGCGCGTGGCGTGGTCCGCGCGTACGGCCACACGCCCGCGCTGCGTGGCGTGACGCTCGACGTGGCCGAAGGCGAGATCCTCGCGGTCACCGGTCCGAGCGGATGCGGCAAGTCCACGTTGCTGCACTGCCTGGCAGGCATCCTGCGTCCCGACGCCGGTCAGGTCACCTGGCGCGGTGAACGGATCGACACGTGGCCGGAGGCGGCCCGCTCCCGGCTGCGCCGTACCGAATTCGGGGTGTTGTTCCAGTTCGGCCAGCTCGTCGCCGAGCTGACCGCGGCGGAGAACGTCGCCCTTCCGTTGTTGCTCGCCGGCACGGGGCGGCGAGCGGCACGGACGGCGGCGCTCTCCTGGCTGGACCGGCTCGGTGTGGCCGACGTCGCCGACGTCCGGCCCGGCGAGATGTCCGGCGGGCAGCAGCAACGGTGCGCGCTGTCCCGGGCCCTGGTCACCGAACCGCGGGTGATCTTCGCCGACGAGCCGACCGGCGCGCTCGACACGCTGGCCGGCGAGCAGGTGCTCACCCAACTCGTCCGGCTGGCCCGCGAGCAGCGCACCACAGTCGTGCTGGTGACGCACGAGCCGCGCATCGCCGCGTACGCGGACCGGGAGGTGAGCCTGCGCGACGGCATGGTCGACCACACCGGGCTCGGGCTCGACCCGGCGCTGCCGGGCGGATCACGGTGA
- a CDS encoding FtsX-like permease family protein — protein sequence MRPGTLLRLALAGTRTDVARVVLTALSAALATLAGLAALTVLSVVKPSGHAWTQSDQYTNALLREPGLRPGVAFALLLLCVPVLGLAGQCARLGAPGRDRRLAALRLAGATPGQVTRLAVAETGVASLLGTLVGLAVFLAGCRLLHRPDADGRLPLPTDVRPAPVAVAAVVLGLPLVAALVSALLLRRVTTTPFGVVRRVRTRAPWPWPGVLILAALAIFAAIRPLLLWYERRGAVAPDWLVPTLLVVGGLTAMIGVVSGTGWISYHTGRLLHRHGRGPAALLAARRLAADPWAGSRTFAALLAALIFGAGAAGLRAEFRAEAELTRRTGSGMADPGFYLGAMDLVDLAVVVAMAIAGGGLLVAVVEGITSRRRAYAAQVATGVPRATIGRSLLWAALAPAVPAIGLALTVGYLLVRGVMPAPSSGGFTRTICDAGTELCGDPATAARYTRTEWVPKTTIPPDVPWDQLAWLAAGGLAAVLCTVVAGLLFLRTATSMEELRAG from the coding sequence GTGAGGCCGGGCACGCTGCTGCGGCTCGCGCTGGCCGGCACCCGCACCGACGTCGCCCGGGTGGTGCTCACCGCGCTGAGTGCCGCGCTGGCGACGCTGGCCGGGCTGGCCGCGCTGACAGTGCTGTCGGTGGTGAAACCGTCCGGCCACGCCTGGACGCAGTCCGACCAGTACACGAACGCGCTGCTGCGGGAACCCGGCCTGCGCCCGGGCGTGGCGTTCGCGTTGCTGCTGCTCTGCGTACCCGTGCTGGGGCTGGCCGGGCAGTGCGCCCGCCTCGGCGCGCCGGGCCGGGACCGGCGGCTCGCCGCGCTCCGGCTGGCCGGTGCCACCCCCGGGCAGGTCACCCGGCTCGCTGTCGCCGAGACCGGCGTGGCGAGCCTGCTCGGCACCCTCGTCGGCCTGGCCGTCTTCCTGGCCGGGTGCCGGCTGCTGCACCGGCCCGACGCCGACGGGCGGCTGCCGCTGCCCACCGACGTGCGTCCGGCGCCGGTCGCCGTGGCCGCCGTGGTGCTCGGCCTGCCGTTGGTGGCCGCACTGGTCAGCGCGCTGCTGCTGCGGCGGGTCACCACCACCCCGTTCGGCGTCGTGCGCCGGGTCCGCACCCGGGCGCCCTGGCCGTGGCCGGGCGTGCTCATCCTCGCCGCGCTGGCGATCTTCGCCGCGATCCGCCCGCTCCTGCTCTGGTACGAGCGGCGTGGCGCCGTGGCCCCCGACTGGCTGGTGCCGACACTGCTCGTCGTCGGCGGGCTGACCGCGATGATCGGCGTCGTGTCGGGCACCGGCTGGATCTCGTACCACACCGGCCGGCTGCTGCACCGGCACGGGCGCGGCCCGGCCGCCCTGCTCGCCGCCCGCCGGCTCGCCGCCGACCCGTGGGCCGGCAGCCGAACCTTCGCCGCGTTGCTGGCCGCGCTGATCTTCGGCGCCGGTGCCGCGGGGCTACGTGCCGAGTTCCGGGCCGAGGCCGAGCTGACCCGGCGCACCGGATCCGGAATGGCCGACCCGGGCTTCTACCTCGGCGCGATGGACCTGGTCGACCTCGCGGTCGTGGTGGCGATGGCGATCGCCGGCGGTGGGCTGCTCGTGGCGGTGGTCGAGGGGATCACGAGCCGGCGACGGGCGTACGCGGCGCAGGTGGCCACCGGCGTGCCACGGGCCACCATCGGCCGGTCGCTGCTCTGGGCCGCGCTCGCACCCGCCGTACCCGCGATCGGGCTCGCGCTGACGGTCGGCTATCTGCTGGTCCGTGGCGTCATGCCGGCACCGAGCAGCGGCGGCTTCACGCGGACGATCTGCGACGCCGGTACGGAGCTGTGCGGCGACCCGGCCACCGCGGCGCGGTACACCCGTACCGAATGGGTGCCGAAGACGACGATCCCGCCGGACGTACCGTGGGATCAGCTGGCCTGGCTCGCGGCCGGCGGGTTGGCGGCGGTGCTGTGCACGGTCGTGGCCGGCCTGCTGTTCCTGCGCACCGCGACCTCGATGGAGGAACTGCGCGCGGGCTGA
- a CDS encoding S9 family peptidase: MTETPPPVAKRVPTERVHHGDTVLDEYAWLAAKDDPDTIAYLDAENAYTEARTAHLAGLRAELFEETRRRTQETDLSVPTRKDGYWYYTRTVEGQQYGVHCRRAVRPGETAPPVSADGAPLDGEEVLLDGNQLAEGHDFFSLGAFDVSPDGRWLAYSTDFSGDERYTLRIKDLTTGESLPDEVPDTFYGTAWSSDASTLFYVTVDEAWRPNRVWRHTVGTASTEDVVVYQEDDERFWVGVELTRSERFVVIDIHSKITSEVRVIPAANPTGEPAVVAPRRQGIEYAVEHHGHRFLILHNDGAEDFALAYTSADTPGDWVPLIPHTPGTRLEAVDAFENHLVVSLRTNGLTGLRVLAVGSDDSWDIDFPEPIYSVGLDANPEYRTNEVRLRYTSLVTPDSVYDYDLVTRELTLRRQKPVRPGPDGRAYDPADYEQHRDWALADDGTRVPISLVCRRGTPRDGSAPAVIYGYGSYEASMDPWFSIARLSLLDRGVIFAVAHIRGGGELGRRWYDEGKMLAKKNTFTDFVACARHLVKAGWTASDRLVARGASAGGLLMGAVANLAPDAFTGIVAQVPFVDALTSILDPSLPLTVTEWEEWGNPLDDPEVYAYMKSYTPYENVTTVEYPAILAVTSLNDTRVLYHEPAKWIARLRSLAPAGDYLLKTEMGAGHGGPSGRYDSWREEAFVNAWILDRVGLAV, encoded by the coding sequence GTGACCGAAACCCCACCGCCCGTCGCCAAGCGCGTCCCGACCGAGCGCGTCCATCACGGTGACACTGTCCTCGACGAGTACGCCTGGCTCGCCGCCAAGGACGACCCGGACACGATCGCGTACCTGGACGCCGAGAACGCGTACACCGAGGCGCGCACCGCCCACCTGGCCGGGCTGCGCGCGGAGCTGTTCGAGGAGACGCGCCGGCGCACCCAGGAGACCGACCTGTCGGTGCCGACCCGCAAGGACGGCTACTGGTACTACACCCGCACGGTCGAGGGTCAGCAGTACGGCGTGCACTGCCGGCGCGCGGTCCGGCCGGGCGAGACGGCGCCCCCGGTCAGCGCGGACGGCGCCCCGCTCGACGGCGAGGAGGTGCTGCTCGACGGCAACCAGCTCGCCGAGGGGCACGACTTCTTCTCCCTCGGCGCGTTCGACGTCAGCCCGGACGGGCGCTGGCTGGCCTACTCCACCGACTTCTCCGGCGACGAGCGCTACACGCTGCGGATCAAGGATCTGACCACCGGCGAGTCGCTGCCGGACGAGGTGCCGGACACGTTCTACGGCACGGCGTGGTCCAGCGACGCGTCCACGCTGTTCTACGTCACAGTGGACGAGGCGTGGCGGCCGAACCGGGTCTGGCGGCACACCGTCGGCACCGCGTCCACCGAGGACGTTGTGGTGTACCAGGAGGACGACGAGCGGTTCTGGGTCGGCGTCGAGCTGACCCGCTCCGAGCGCTTCGTGGTCATCGACATCCACAGCAAGATCACCAGCGAGGTCCGGGTGATCCCGGCCGCCAACCCGACCGGCGAGCCCGCCGTCGTGGCCCCGCGGCGTCAGGGCATCGAGTACGCGGTGGAGCACCACGGCCACCGCTTCCTGATCCTGCACAACGACGGCGCGGAGGACTTCGCGCTGGCGTACACCTCGGCGGACACGCCGGGCGACTGGGTGCCGCTGATCCCGCACACGCCGGGCACCCGGCTGGAGGCGGTCGACGCGTTCGAGAACCACCTCGTGGTGTCGCTGCGCACCAACGGCCTCACCGGCCTGCGGGTGCTGGCGGTGGGCAGCGACGACAGCTGGGACATCGACTTCCCCGAGCCGATCTACAGCGTCGGGCTGGACGCCAACCCGGAGTACCGGACGAACGAGGTGCGGCTGCGCTACACCTCGCTCGTCACCCCGGACTCGGTATACGACTACGACCTGGTGACCCGCGAGCTGACGTTGCGCCGGCAGAAGCCGGTCCGTCCCGGGCCGGACGGGCGGGCGTACGACCCGGCCGACTACGAACAGCACCGGGACTGGGCGCTGGCCGACGACGGAACCCGCGTACCGATCTCGCTCGTCTGCCGCCGCGGCACGCCGCGCGACGGCTCGGCGCCCGCCGTCATCTACGGCTACGGGTCGTACGAGGCGAGCATGGACCCGTGGTTCTCGATCGCCCGGCTGAGCCTGCTCGACCGCGGCGTGATCTTCGCGGTGGCGCACATCCGGGGCGGCGGTGAGCTGGGCCGGCGCTGGTACGACGAGGGCAAGATGCTGGCCAAGAAGAACACGTTCACCGACTTCGTGGCGTGCGCCCGGCACCTCGTGAAGGCGGGCTGGACGGCGAGCGACCGGCTGGTCGCCCGGGGCGCCTCGGCCGGTGGCCTGCTCATGGGCGCGGTGGCGAACCTCGCCCCGGACGCGTTCACCGGGATCGTCGCGCAGGTGCCCTTCGTGGACGCGCTCACCTCGATCCTCGACCCGTCGCTGCCGCTGACCGTGACCGAGTGGGAGGAGTGGGGCAACCCGCTCGACGACCCCGAGGTCTACGCGTACATGAAGTCGTACACGCCGTACGAGAACGTGACCACCGTCGAGTACCCGGCGATCCTGGCGGTGACCAGCCTCAACGACACCCGCGTGCTCTACCACGAGCCGGCCAAGTGGATCGCCCGGCTGCGATCGCTGGCGCCGGCCGGCGACTACCTGCTCAAGACCGAGATGGGCGCGGGCCACGGCGGTCCCAGCGGCCGGTACGACTCGTGGCGCGAGGAGGCGTTCGTCAACGCCTGGATCCTCGACCGCGTCGGTCTGGCCGTGTAA